Proteins encoded in a region of the Vicia villosa cultivar HV-30 ecotype Madison, WI linkage group LG5, Vvil1.0, whole genome shotgun sequence genome:
- the LOC131607052 gene encoding transcription factor MYB83-like, with the protein MRKPEAASGKNNTNNKLRKGLWSPEEDEKLMNYMLNSGQGCWSDVARNAGLQRCGKSCRLRWINYLRPDLKRGAFSPQEEELIIHLHSLLGNRWSQIAARLPGRTDNEIKNFWNSTIKKRLKNMSSNTSPNPSDESSYDANKDHHNMGGFITSSTQDQQHIDHNHFMPMFNTSSPPSMQNTVFNTIISASSGGGFFNNNNNNNNNNNTGSYFSQNNHDSKSTFYLEKVFGSVNINGAEREDEIGIYNVPPLESVNSTITYDEHTIKMEKNIAFNGEDTYNNSSYNFDNINNIVNVSKRSDNQNRGEDEVENLFHGDLSVGDWDLEDLMKDVSSFPFLDFSN; encoded by the exons ATGAGGAAACCAGAAGCTGCATCTGGGAAAAATAACACAAACAATAAGCTTAGAAAAGGGTTGTGGTCACCTGAGGAAGATGAGAAACTTATGAATTATATGTTGAACAGTGGACAAGGTTGTTGGAGTGATGTTGCTAGAAATGCTGGATTGCAGAGATGTGGAAAGAGTTGTAGGCTAAGATGGATTAATTACTTGAGACCTGATCTTAAACGTGGTGCATTTTCACCACAAGAAGAAGAACTTATCATCCATTTGCATTCTCTTCTTGGAAACAG ATGGTCTCAAATAGCGGCGCGCTTACCAGGAAGAACAGACAACGAAATCAAGAACTTCTGGAACTCGACGATAAAGAAAAGACTCAAGAACATGTCGTCCAACACCTCGCCAAACCCAAGCGACGAATCCTCGTACGACGCTAACAAAGATCATCATAACATGGGAGGTTTCATAACATCATCAACGCAAGACCAACAACATATTGATCACAACCATTTTATGCCTATGTTCAATACTTCCTCACCACCTTCCATGCAAAACACAGTCTTCAATACCATCATCTCAGCTTCTTCCGGCGGCGGATtcttcaataacaacaacaataataataataataataatacggGTTCATATTTCTCGCAGAATAACCATGACAGCAAAAGCACTTTTTATTTAGAAAAAGTGTTTGGGAGTGTAAATATCAATGGTGCAGAAAGAGAAGATGAGATTGGAATCTACAATGTTCCTCCTCTAGAGAGTGTTAACAGCACTATCACTTATGATGAACATACTATAAAAATGGAGAAGAACATTGCATTCAATGGAGAAGATACTTATAACAATAGTAGCTATAACTTTGATAACATTAACAACATTGTTAATGTTAGTAAGAGAAGTGATAATCAAAATAGAGGTGAAGATGAGGTGGAGAATTTATTTCATGGAGATTTATCTGTGGGAGATTGGGACTTGGAGGATTTGATGAAAGATGTTTCATCTTTTCCAtttcttgatttttcaaactGA